The Ralstonia pseudosolanacearum genome includes the window CGTGGTCTTGCCGCTGCCGTTGGGGCCGAGGAAGCCGAAGATCTCGCCGCGCGCGACCTGCATGGTGAGATCGCGCACGACGTGCTTGTCGCCGAAGTGCTTGTTCAGGCCGTGCACGTCGATGGCGTAGGCGCCATCGCTGCCGGCGGGGCGGACGGCCGGCGCGCTCATGGCAACGCAACCTCGACGGGCTGGCCGGGGCGTAGCTTGGTGCCATCCTCTGCCTCCGGCCGAGCCTCCACCATGAAGACGAGCTTGTCGCGCCGGGTGTTGCTGTAGATCACCGGCGGGGTGTACTCGGCCTCGTTGGCGACGTAGCTGATGCTGGCGTTCACCTCAGTGGCGCAGCCATCGCAGCGGATATGCACGGCCTGCCCCGGCTTGAGGCGCCCCACCACGCCCTCCGGCACGAAGAAGCGCACCTTCACGTTGGCCGGCGGCAGCATGCGCACCACGGGGCTGCCGGCCCCGACCCATTCGCCTTCGCGGTACAGCGTGTCGAACACCAGGCCGCCCTGCGTGGCCTTCTGCGCCTTCTGGTCGAGCCGCCACTGGGCCTGCGCCACGGCGGCACGCGCCGCCTCGACCTGCGCCGACTGCGCATGGATCTGATCGGTGCGCGCCGGCAGCTGGGCAATGCGCAGTTGGTTGGTGAGCTCGCGCACGCGCTGGGCGTTGGTCTGCGCGGTCGAGCGGCTGGCATCGAGCTGCGCTTGCGGGATGCCGCCGGCGCGGAACTGCGCCTCGTCGCGCACCCACTGCGTGACCGAGAGCTTGTCGGC containing:
- a CDS encoding HlyD family secretion protein, which translates into the protein MRPANGIDRAGWMAAVAMAAALAGCGNPDTQPYQGYVEGEFVYVASPVGGRLEHLGVQRGQTVSAGAPLFVLESTDEAAARQQAAAQQQAAEAQLADLNLGRRVPEVDAVRAQLAQAVAADKLSVTQWVRDEAQFRAGGIPQAQLDASRSTAQTNAQRVRELTNQLRIAQLPARTDQIHAQSAQVEAARAAVAQAQWRLDQKAQKATQGGLVFDTLYREGEWVGAGSPVVRMLPPANVKVRFFVPEGVVGRLKPGQAVHIRCDGCATEVNASISYVANEAEYTPPVIYSNTRRDKLVFMVEARPEAEDGTKLRPGQPVEVALP